One genomic segment of Scomber japonicus isolate fScoJap1 chromosome 23, fScoJap1.pri, whole genome shotgun sequence includes these proteins:
- the adipor2 gene encoding adiponectin receptor protein 2 isoform X1, with amino-acid sequence MSPREKEDTPTSGSSTSHLSTAGCPAHNGGVPECDDERRKNEKDDRGREGEVQEVEEDERSSDEGFMGMTPLLQAHHAMERMEEFVHKMWEGRWRVIPHDVLPDWLKDNDYLLHGHRPPMPSFRACFKSIFRIHTETGNIWTHLLGCLFFLCLGLMYMFRPNMSFVAPVQEKVVIGIFFMGAILCLSFSWLFHTVYCHSEGVSRIFSKLDYSGIAFLIMGSFVPWLYYSFYCSPQPCFIYLMVVCILGLSAITVSQCDFFATPQYRGVRAGTVRQRWDQYLFSFKALHQAFRCLGFSIHRLSSCSGVFVGLGLSGVVPTLHFVISEGLIKATTMGQMGWLLLMATLYITGACLYAARIPERFFPGKCDIWFHSHQLFHILVVAGAFVHFHGVSNLQEFRYTAGAGCAEDGTL; translated from the exons ATGAGTCCCCGGGAGAAGGAAGACACACCCACCTCAGGTTCTTCAACCAGTCACCTCAGCACCGCAGGGTGCCCCGCACACAATGGG gGTGTCCCAGAGTGCGATGAcgagagaagaaaaaatgaaaaggacgacagaggaagagaaggagaggtccaggaggtggaagaggatgagaggagcagtgatGAAGGTTTCATGGGAATGACTCCGCTGCTGCAGGCTCACCATGCcatggagaggatggaggaattTGTACAtaag ATGTGGGAGGGCCGGTGGCGTGTCATACCTCACGACGTGCTCCCTGACTGGCTGAAGGACAACGACTACCTGCTCCACGGCCACAGGCCACCCATGCCTTCTTTCCGCGCCTGCTTCAAGAGCATCTTCAGAAtccacacagagacaggaaacatCTGGACACACCTGCTAG gctgtctgtttttcctctgtctgGGTCTGATGTACATGTTCAGGCCCAACATGTCGTTCGTGGCGCCGGTCCAGGAGAAGGTGGTGATTGGTATTTTTTTCATGGGAGCCATCCTCTGCCTCTCCTTCTCCTGGCTCTTTCACACAGTCTACTGCCACTCCGAGGGCGTGTCCAGAATCTTCTCCAA gTTGGACTACAGTGGGATCGCCTTCCTGATCATGGGCTCATTCGTGCCCTGGCTCTACTACTCCTTCTACTGTTCTCCTCAGCCCTGCTTCATCTACTTGATGGTGGTGTGTATCCTGGGACTGTCTGCCATCACCGTCTCCCAGTGTGACTTCTTCGCCACACCACAGTACAGAGGAGTCAGAGCAGGTACAGTGAGACAGCGATGGGatcagtatttattttcttttaaagcttTACATCAGGCGTTCAGATGTTTAGGTTTCAGTATTCACCGCCTCTCTTCCTGTTCAGGTGTTTTTGTGGGTCTGGGTCTGAGCGGCGTTGTTCCCACCCTGCATTTTGTCATCAGCGAGGGTCTGATCAAAGCGACCACCATGGGTCAGATGGGCTGGCTGTTGCTGATGGCAACACTCTACATCACTGGAGCCTGTTTGTACGCCGCTCGCATCCCCGAGAGGTTCTTCCCCGGAAAGTGCGACATCTGG TTCCACTCTCACCAGTTGTTCCACATCTTGGTGGTTGCCGGGGCATTCGTTCATTTCCACGGAGTCTCCAACTTGCAGGAGTTTCGCTACACGGCGGGAGCGGGCTGCGCTGAGGACGGCACTCTTtaa
- the adipor2 gene encoding adiponectin receptor protein 2 isoform X2, translated as MSPREKEDTPTSGSSTSHLSTAGCPAHNGGVPECDDERRKNEKDDRGREGEVQEVEEDERSSDEGFMGMTPLLQAHHAMERMEEFVHKMWEGRWRVIPHDVLPDWLKDNDYLLHGHRPPMPSFRACFKSIFRIHTETGNIWTHLLGCLFFLCLGLMYMFRPNMSFVAPVQEKVVIGIFFMGAILCLSFSWLFHTVYCHSEGVSRIFSKLDYSGIAFLIMGSFVPWLYYSFYCSPQPCFIYLMVVCILGLSAITVSQCDFFATPQYRGVRAGVFVGLGLSGVVPTLHFVISEGLIKATTMGQMGWLLLMATLYITGACLYAARIPERFFPGKCDIWFHSHQLFHILVVAGAFVHFHGVSNLQEFRYTAGAGCAEDGTL; from the exons ATGAGTCCCCGGGAGAAGGAAGACACACCCACCTCAGGTTCTTCAACCAGTCACCTCAGCACCGCAGGGTGCCCCGCACACAATGGG gGTGTCCCAGAGTGCGATGAcgagagaagaaaaaatgaaaaggacgacagaggaagagaaggagaggtccaggaggtggaagaggatgagaggagcagtgatGAAGGTTTCATGGGAATGACTCCGCTGCTGCAGGCTCACCATGCcatggagaggatggaggaattTGTACAtaag ATGTGGGAGGGCCGGTGGCGTGTCATACCTCACGACGTGCTCCCTGACTGGCTGAAGGACAACGACTACCTGCTCCACGGCCACAGGCCACCCATGCCTTCTTTCCGCGCCTGCTTCAAGAGCATCTTCAGAAtccacacagagacaggaaacatCTGGACACACCTGCTAG gctgtctgtttttcctctgtctgGGTCTGATGTACATGTTCAGGCCCAACATGTCGTTCGTGGCGCCGGTCCAGGAGAAGGTGGTGATTGGTATTTTTTTCATGGGAGCCATCCTCTGCCTCTCCTTCTCCTGGCTCTTTCACACAGTCTACTGCCACTCCGAGGGCGTGTCCAGAATCTTCTCCAA gTTGGACTACAGTGGGATCGCCTTCCTGATCATGGGCTCATTCGTGCCCTGGCTCTACTACTCCTTCTACTGTTCTCCTCAGCCCTGCTTCATCTACTTGATGGTGGTGTGTATCCTGGGACTGTCTGCCATCACCGTCTCCCAGTGTGACTTCTTCGCCACACCACAGTACAGAGGAGTCAGAGCAG GTGTTTTTGTGGGTCTGGGTCTGAGCGGCGTTGTTCCCACCCTGCATTTTGTCATCAGCGAGGGTCTGATCAAAGCGACCACCATGGGTCAGATGGGCTGGCTGTTGCTGATGGCAACACTCTACATCACTGGAGCCTGTTTGTACGCCGCTCGCATCCCCGAGAGGTTCTTCCCCGGAAAGTGCGACATCTGG TTCCACTCTCACCAGTTGTTCCACATCTTGGTGGTTGCCGGGGCATTCGTTCATTTCCACGGAGTCTCCAACTTGCAGGAGTTTCGCTACACGGCGGGAGCGGGCTGCGCTGAGGACGGCACTCTTtaa